One part of the Lytechinus pictus isolate F3 Inbred chromosome 3, Lp3.0, whole genome shotgun sequence genome encodes these proteins:
- the LOC129256912 gene encoding uncharacterized protein LOC129256912 codes for MKSKRMTCKLKYKIAKKVKEHNRKTKRDVQKKGPQRPKKDPGIPNLAPFKEAILKEAEDRKYKAKELKKKQKEERHKEFLKNRKLSQLQKDAERRQKLFEKKGGKTKEGGATAQDVESSRKAYYKEFKKVLEASDVVIEVLDARDPIGSRCIQLEKAVLASGTNKKLVLLLNKVDLVPREITEKWLKHLRNEFPAVAFKATTQTQRSNLSQSKVPVSLSSSELLQTSHCLGADSLIKLLSNYCRNVDIKTSITVGIVGFPNVGKSSIINSLKRNKVCTVGAMPGVTKAKQEVQLAKNIKLLDCPGVVMATGNSEAAMVLRNCVKLETVSDPVVPVEAILKRCTKQSLMLHYNIPNFSNVNDFLSLLARRYGKLKKGGVVDVESAAKIILQDWNIGKITYFTHPPEQHSLPSHVDASIVTQLGQEFDVASLQKEDEKVLKGLRREPTATGMEIETIGHLEGVIEDDQLDADDEIEHEMDEEEEDDEEEEEESDEMEDDEEEEGEELNEVTVNVPTSKAKDAKSKREKLEKLKKKRSSKVESNSPIGNQQLNKASKLAFKKMLKKRKRSDKLATALSDELTQAFDFFQSGRGDSDDDDNYSFKKDFFR; via the exons ATGAAAAGCAAGCGTATGACTTGCAAGCTCAAGTacaaaatagcaaaaaaggTGAAAGAGCATAACAGAAAAACAAAGAGGGATGTTCAAAAGAAAGGACCCCAACGGCCCAAGAAAGATCCTGGTATTCCTAACTTGGCACCATTCAAAGAAGCTATCTTGAAAGAAGCCGAAGATAGAAAATACAAGGCAA AGGAgctgaaaaagaaacaaaaagaagaaagacatAAGGAGTTCTTGAAGAATCGTAAATTAAGTCAACTACAGAAGGATGCAGAACGGAGGCAAAAGTTGTTTGAAAAGAag GGAGGCAAGACAAAGGAAGGAGGAGCTACTGCCCAAGATGTGGAGAGCTCTCGCAAGGCATACTATAAAGAGTTCAAGAAAGTTTTAGAGGCTTCTGATGTGGTGATTGAGGTATTAGATGCCAGGGATCCTATCGGCTCTAGGTGTATCCAGCTGGAGAAGGCTGTATTGGCATCAGGAACCAACAAGAAACTTGTCCTCCTACTTAACAAAGTTG ATCTTGTTCCAAGGGAGATCACAGAGAAATGGCTGAAGCATCTAAGGAATGAGTTTCCTGCAGTAGCCTTCAAAGCAACCACACAAACACAGAGATCGAACTTG TCACAGTCCAAAGTACCAgtttcattgtcatcatcagaACTTCTTCAGACAAGTCACTGTCTAGGAGCTGATTCACTTATCAAGCTTCTCAGTAACTACTGCAGGAATGTAGACATCAAAACATCTATTACTGTAGGAATAGTTG GTTTTCCCAATGTTGGAAAGAGCAGTATAATCAACAGTCTAAAGAGAAATAAAGTATGCACTGTAGGAGCCATGCCAGGAGTCACAAA AGCGAAACAAGAGGTCCAGCTAGCTAAAAACATCAAACTTCTAGACTGCCCCGGTGTTGTCATGGCAACAGGCAATAGTGAAGCTGCCATGGTCTTAAGAAATTGTGTGAAG CTTGAAACAGTATCAGATCCAGTAGTACCAGTGGAAGCCATTCTAAAGAGATGTACCAAACAATCCCTCATGCTTCATTATAACATCCCAAACTTCAGCAATGTCAAtgattttctttcattactGGCAAGGCGGTATGGAAAACTGAAGAAAGGGGGTGTAGTAGATGTTGAAAGTGCAGCTAAGATTATCTTACAAGACTGGAACAT TGGTAAGATAACATACTTCACCCACCCACCAGAACAGCATAGCCTACCAAGTCATGTAGATGCTTCCATAGTTACACAATTAGGACAAGAATTCGATGTAGCTTCATTACAAAAGGAAGATGAGAAGGTCCTCAAAG GGTTAAGACGTGAACCTACAGCTACAGGGATGGAAATAGAGACCATTGGACACTTAGAAGGAGTCATTGAAGATGATCAATTGGATGccgatgatgaaattgaacatGAGATggatgaagaagaagaggatgatgaagaagaagaagaagaaagtgatgaaatggaagatgatgaagaagaggaaggagaagag ctgaATGAAGTAACTGTCAATGTACCAACATCCAAAGCTAAAGATGCAAAGAGCAAAAGAGAAAAACTGGAGAAgctgaagaagaaaagatcAAGCAAAGTAGAATCCAACTCACCCATTGGTAACCAACAGCTCAACAAGGCATCCAAGCTAGCTTTTAAGAAAATgctgaaaaagagaaaaagatctG ATAAATTGGCCACTGCTCTTTCTGATGAGCTCACCCAGGCTTTTGACTTTTTTCAGTCAGGGCGAGgagatagtgatgatgatgataactacAGCTTTAAAAAAGACTTTTTCCgataa